TGACCACAAACACCAAAGTCCGCACCCGCTTCGCCCCGTCCCCTACGGGCTTCATCCACCTGGGCAACATTCGCTCGGCGCTGTACCCCTGGGCGTTCGCGCGCTCGCAGGGCGGCGACTTCATCCTGCGCATCGAGGACACGGACGTGGAGCGCTCCACCCAGGCCGCCGTGGACGTGATCCTGGAAGGCATGCAGTGGCTGCAGCTGGACATCGACGAGGGCCCGTTCTTCCAGATGCAGCGCATGGACCGCTATCGCGCCGTGCTGGCGCAACTGGTCGCCAGCGGCCACGTCTATCCCTGCTACATGAGCGTGGAGGAGCTGGACGCCCTGCGCGAGCGCCAGACCGCCGCCAAGGAAAAGCCCCGCTACGACGGCACCTGGCGGCCCGAGCCCGGCAAGGTGCTGCCACCCGTGCCGGAGGGCGTGCAGCCCGTGCTGCGCTTCAAGACGCCGCAGGACGGCGTGGTCGCCTGGGATGACAAGTGCAAGGGCCGCATCGAGTTCCAGAACAGCGAACTCGACGACCTGGTCATCGCCCGCCCGGACGGCACGCCCACGTACAACTTCTGCGTCTGCGTGGACGACATCGACATGCGCATCACCCACGTGATCCGCGGCGATGACCACGTGAACAACACGCCGCGCCAGATCCACATATTCGAGGCCCTCGGAGCGGCCGTGCCGGTCTTTGCCCACCTGCCCACCGTGCTCAACGAGCAGGGCGAGAAGATGAGCAAGAGGAACGGCGCCAAGGCCGTCACCCAGTACGCGGCCGAGGGCTATCTGCCTGATGCCATGGTCAACTACCTGGCGCGTCTGGGCTGGAGCCACGGCGACGACGAGATCTTCTCGCGCGCGCAGTTTCTGCAGTGGTTCGGCCTGGACCACCTGGGCCGCAGCGCCGGCCAGTTCGACGAGGCCAAGCTGCGCTGGGTCAATGCCCAGCACCTGAGGGCGCTGGACGACGCGCAGCTGGCCACGCTGGTGCGCCCCTTCGTGCTGCAGACCGGCGTGGGCGCCGGGCAGCTGGACCACGATGATCGCCTGCCGCGCATCTGCGCGCTGTTCAAGGACCGCTGCGACACGCTGGTGGACCTGGCCGGCTGGGCGCGGCTGTTCTACGTGGACGCCATCGAGCGCAACGACGAGGACGCGGCAAAGCACCTGACGCAGGCTCCGGCCGCGCTGCTGGAGGCTTTTGCCGCCGCCATCGCCGCCGTGCAGTGGGACCGGGAATCGATCGCCGCCGCCATCAAGCAGGTGCTGAAAGAGCAGGGCGCCAAGATGCCGCAGCTGGCCATGCCGGTGCGCGTGCTGACCCTGGGCACGGCGCACACGCCATCGGTGGATGCGGTGCTGGAATTGCTCGGACGCGAAAAAATCCTGGCGCGTTTGAAAAGCCTCTGAAAACCTGTCTATAATTCGAGGCTCAGCAGATGGCGGCGGCAAGCGATTGCCTTTGTTGTCTGAGTGGGGGTATAGCTCAGCTGGGAGAGCGCTTGCATGGCATGCAAGAGGTCATCGGTTCGATCCCGTTTACCTCCACCACTGGTTGTTTTTGAACGCAAGTTCTTAGGTTTTGACCCTATCGTCTAGAGGCCTAGGACACTACCCTTTCACGGTAGGTACCGGGGTTCGAATCCCCGTAGGGTCGCCAAGTTTGGCTGCACTTGGACTCACCAGAGTCGCAACGCAGCTACCGCGGGAGTGGTAGTTCAGTTGGTTAGAATACCGGCCTGTCACGCCGGGGGTCGCGGGTTCGAGTCCCGTCCACTCCGCCAAAGTTTTCGGGGGTATAGCTCAGCTGGGAGAGCGCTTGCATGGCATGCAAGAGGTCATCGGTTCGATCCCGTTTACCTCCACCACTGGTTGTTTTTGAACGCAAGTTCTTAGGTTTTGACCCTATCGTCTAGAGGCCTAGGACACTACCCTTTCACGGTAGGTACCGGGGTTCGAATCCCCGTAGGGTCGCCAAGTTTGGCTGCACTTGGACTCACCAGAGTCGCAACGCAGCTACCGCGGGAGTGGTAGTTCAGTTGGTTAGAATACCGGCCTGTCACGCCGGGGGTCGCGGGTTCGAGTCCCGTCCACTCCGCCAGAGTTTGAAAAGGGCTGCATCGCGAGATGCAGCCCTTTTTTTTGCTTCAAACCCCGCCCCATACGCATGAAAAACGCCTGCAGTGCAGGCGTGGCAAGCGCGGGGCGCTATCAAAAAGAGATCACTTCGGTGCCAGGCGGATGGCACCGTCCAGCCGGATCACCTCGCCGTTGAGCATGTCGTTCTCGACGATGTGGCGCACCAGCTTGGCGTAGTCCTCGGGCGTGCCCAGGCGGCTGGGGAAGGGCACGCCAGCGGCCAGCGCGTCCTGCACCTCCTGCGGCATGCCGAACAGCATGGGCGTGCCGAAGATGCCCGGGGCGATGGTCATGTTGCGGATGCCGTTACGCGCCAGGTCGCGGGCGATGGGCAGCGTCATGCCGACCACGCCGCCCTTGGAGGCCGCGTACGCTGCCTGGCCGATCTGCCCGTCATACGCCGCCACGCTGGCGGTGGAGATCATCACGCCACGCTCGCCGGTGGCTTCGGGCTCGTTCTTGCTCATGGCCTCGGCGGCCAGGCGGATCATGTTGAAGCTGCCCACCAGGTTGACGGTGATGGTCTTGGCAAAGGTGGCCAGGGCGTGCGCGCCGTTCTTGCCCACGGTCTTCTCGGCCGGGGCAATGCCGGCGCAGTTGACCAGGCCCACCAGCTTGCCGAGCGACGTGGCCTTGGCCACTACGGCCTGGCCGTCGGCCTCGCTGCTCACATCGCAGCGCACAAAGGCGCCACCGATCTCGCGCGCCACGGCCTCGCCCTTGTCCGCCTGCATGTCGGCGATGACCACCGTGCCGCCGGCCTGCGCCAGCATGCGTGCCGTGCCTTCGCCCAAGCCGGATGCGCCGCCCGTGACGATGAATACCTTGCCCTTGATGTCCATGTGGCTGTCTCCTGTAGTGCCGTTGACGTAAACGTCAATTATCACTGACGCCCGGGCAAAAAAATGCCCGGCAGGACCGGGCATTCGGGAGCAAGGGGCGGGCGATCAGCGGAAGCCCACACGGTCCAGCATCTGCTGCACCTTGACCTGATTGGCGCCCACCGCGCCGATCGGGATGGTTTCGGCCTTGAAGGGCTTGCCGCCCGTCATTGCCTTCAGGGCCGGGTTGTCCAGCTCCACGCCTTTGGCGGCCGGCCATTCGTTGTTGGCGTTGGCGAAATAATTCTGCGCCTCGGGGCTGGCCAGGTATTCCAGGAACCGGATCGCGTTGTCCTTGTGCTTGGCATGGCGTGCCACGCCGCCGCCGGCGATGTTCAGGTGCGTGCCCCAGGAGTCCTGGTTGGGGAACACCACGCCCACTTTTTGCATGATGGCTTTGTCGTCGGCCTTGTCCGAACGCATGATGCGCGCCAGGTAGTAGCTGTTGGTCACGGCCACTTCGCACTCGCCCGTGGCCACTGCCTTGATCTGGTCGGTGTCGCCGCCCTTGGGCCAGCGCGCCATGTTGTCCACCATGCCCTTGAGCCAAGCTTGCGTCTTTTGCTCGCCCATGTGCTCCATCACGGCGCCGAACAGGCTCAGGTTGTAGGGGTGCGAGCCCGAGCGGATGCACAGCCGGTCGCGGTTCTTGGGGTCGCCCAGCTCCTCGTACGTGTCCACGTCCTCGGGCTTGACCTTGGCCTTGTTATAGACGATGACGCGGGCCCGCGTGGACAGGCCGAACCAGGCGATGCCGCCATCCGGCGCCGGCTGGGCCCGCAGGTTGGCCGGAATGACGTCCTCCAGCAGCTTGGAGCGCACGGGCAGAAACAGGCCCTCGGTTTCGCCGCGGTAAAAGCGTGCGGCGTCCACCAGCAAGATGATGTCGGCAGGCGAGGCAGCGCCCTCGGCCTTCAGGCGCGCCATGATGCCGGCGTCGTCCGAGTCCACGCGGTTGATCTTGATGCCGGTGGTCTTGGTAAAGCCTTCGTACAGCGCCTCATCCGTGGCGTAGTGGCGTGCGGAGTAGAGGTTGAGCACCTTTTCTTCCTGCGCGCTGGCGGTGCCGGCGGCAGCCAGGACGCAGGTGAGCAGCAGGGTCTTGAGGCGGATGGACATGGGCCGGGGTGCTTTCTGTGAAATAGGAACGTTCGGATGATAAAGCAAACGAGAATCGTTCCTGAATCAAACCGGTACCGGGGCAGGACTGTCTGCTGGCAAAGCGCAGGCAAAAAAAAGCCCAGTCAACGACTGGGCTTGAAGGGATCCAGAAACAGGGTTTCGAGAGGATCCAAGGAGACAACTGGAGGATCTGGCGTGCCAGATCAAGCAGATGCAATTATAGGGGTAAACCCTGTGAATCGTCCAGTGATCAGCCCTTGCGTTGCGTGTCGGCCACTTCGGCCGTGGCACGCGTGGCGCTGGAGGCCATGGCGTTGAAATTGGCTCCGGCGACGTCGCTGGCTTGCTTGACGGCCTTCTGCACGGATTCAAAGGCGTTGTTGGCGGCGGACACGGCGCTCTTCATCACTGCAACCGAAGTTTCCGAGCCGGCCGGGGCGTTCCTGGCGGCGGTCTCCACGAAGCTGCTGACGTTTTGCTGCACCTGGGCGGCCTGGGCTTCAAGTGCCTTGCCGAACTCGGTGCCCGTGCCCGAGGCGATCTCGTACAGGTGACGGCTGTAGGCCACGGCCTTTTCAGCCAGGGGTTGAAACTGGCTGGCCTGCAGGGCCAGCAGCTGCTGCACGTCCTTGGCAGACAGCACGGCCTGGGTGTGGGTGGCAGCTTCGCTCAAGGCGGCGCGCGAGGCGGCCACGTTCAGCTCGACGAGCTTTTCCATGCCTTCGAAAGCCTTGTTGGTCAGCCCGAACAGGGTTTCCAGGTTGGCCTTGTGCGAAGCGAGCAGTTGGTCTTGGGTCAGTGTCATGTCTTCTCTCCTGTGAGATGCCCCCTGGCGGGAGCGGGGTTGAGATGGCTGCGCTGTCCGGCCCTGAAGAACCTACTCATGTTGCAGTGCAGCATAAAGCGAATTCTACAGCGTTGACGCGAACTTGCAAGGATTTTGCTGCAGTGCAGCAATTTTCTTGGTAACAAGATTTGTACGCGCTGCAAGCCCGGCCTGGGGTGCGCTGGCACAATCGTCCGTCCATGAATGCTTCGCACTCCGCCAGCGCCTCGGCCAGTCTTCAGGCCCGGCCGATGCCCCAGCACCGCGCGTCCTACGCCGCCTTTCGTACCATCGGCTCGCGGTGGTCGGACAACGACATCTACGGCCACGTCAACAACGTCGTTTATTACGCCTGGTTCGATACGGCGGTGAACGGCCACCTGATCGAGCAAGGTGCCCTGGACATCCATGGCGGCAACACCATCGGCCTGGTGATAGAGACGCAGTGCAACTACTTCGCCCCGCTGGCGTTCCCGCAAACGGTGGAGGCCGGGTTGCGCGTGGCACGTCTGGGCACCAGCAGCGTGCGCTACGAAGTCGGTCTGTTCGCCCAGGGGGAAGCCCTGAGCGCCGCCTGCGGCCACTTCATCCACGTCTATGTGGACCGGCAGGACCGCCGCCCGCGGCCGCTGCCGGCGCGCTTGCTGCAGGTGCTGCAGGCCCTGCAGATGCCCGCCGCGCCTCAGTAGTCTCCGCAGCAGGCGCTGCGGCGTTGGTGCAACAATCGGACCGCTGCCGCCGGTCTTGCGTCTTTCTTCTTTCCCCGCGCGCTTTCGCTTCACCGGTGTGTCCCCGCGCCTGCTTTCATGATCATCACCAGCCTGCTCGATACCGACCTGTACAAGTTCACCATGATGCAGGTGGTGCTGCATCAGTTTCCCGGCGCGCAGGTGGAATACCGCTTCAAGTGCCGCAACCCCGGCGTGCAGCTGGCGGCCTGCGTGGCCGAGATCCGCGACGAGATCCGCGCGCTGTGCAGTCTGTCCTTTCAGGACGCGGAGCTGAGCTACCTGCGCTCGCTGCGCTTCATCAAGAGCGACTTCGTGGACTTCCTGGGGCTGTTTCGCCTCAACGAGAAATACATCCGCGTGAGCGCGCTCCCCTCGGGTGAGATCGACATCACCATCTCCGGGCCCTGGCTGCACACCATCCTGTTCGAGATTCCGGTGCTGTCCATCGTCAACGAGGTGTACTTTCGCCACCTGCACAAGGTGCCGGACTACCTGAAGGGCCGCAGCCGGCTGGACGAGAAGATCGCCCAGCTGCAGCAGACCGGCCTGGGGGGGCTGAAGATCGCCGACTACGGCACGCGCCGGCGTTTCTCGCGCGCCTGGCACGAGGAAATCCTGCACGTGCTGCGCGCCCGCGCGCCCGAGCAGCTGGCCGGCACCAGCAACGTGCTGTTCGCCATGAAGCTGGGCCTGACTCCTTTGGGCACGATGGCGCACGAATATCTGCAGGCCTGCCAGGCGCTGGGCCCGCGCCTGCGCGACACGCAGGTTTTCGCGTTCGAGGTGTGGGCCAAGGAGTACCGCGGCGACCTGGGCATCGCCCTGTCCGATGTGTACGGCATGAACGCCTTCCTGCGCGACTTCGATTTGTACTTTTGCAAGCTGTTCGACGGCGCGCGCCATGATTCGGGCGACCCGTTCGTCTGGGGCGAGCGCATGCTGCAGCACCTGCGCGACAACCGCGTGGACCCGCGCACCAAGACGCTGATCTTCAGCGACGGCCTGACCGTGCCCCGCATCGTGGAGCTGCACCGCCAGTTCCACGGCCGCTGCCAGCTGGCCTTCGGCATCGGCACCAACCTGACCAACGACTTGGGGTACGAGCCGCTGCAGATCGTCATCAAGATGACGCGCTGCAACGGCCAGCCAGTGGCCAAGGTGTCAGATGCGCCCGGCAAGAACATGTGCGACGACGAGAAATACCTGGCCTACCTGCGCCAGGTGTTCGAGATCCCGTCCGCGCCCGAAGGCGCGTGAGCGCCCTGCGCCCGCACGCTGGCCCTGCAGCGGCAGGCCAAAAGAAGATGAGAGACCCAAGGAGATGAAATCCATGAAGCCCCTGCGCGCGCTGGCCCTGTCCGCGTTCTTCCTGGCGCCCGCGCTGGCCGCGGCCGCCGACATCGACGGCGCCCGCCTGTCCATGCTGTGGGGCGTGCCCTTTGCCGGCGTGCTGCTGTCGATTGCGCTGCTGCCGCTGCTGGCGCCGCATTTCTGGCACCGTCACTTCGGCAAGGTGACGGCCGCCTGGTCGCTGGCCTTCCTGGTGCCGTTTGCCATCGTCTTTGGGCCTGCGGCGGCCACCGCCGGCTTTGCGCATGCGCTGCTGGCCGAGTACCTGCCGTTCGTCATCTTGCTGGCGGCGCTGTTCACCGTGGCGGGCGGCATCTACATCCGCGGCAACCTGCAGGGCAGCGCCGGCCTGAACGTCGGCCTGCTGGCCATCGGCGCCGTGCTGGCCAGCTTCATGGGCACGACCGGCGCGTCCATGCTGCTGATTCGGCCCCTGATCCGCGCCAACGACGGGCGCAAGCACATCACGCACGTGGTGGTGTTCTTCATCTTCATCGTCTCCAACGCGGGCGGCTCGCTCACGCCCCTGGGCGATCCGCCGCTGTTCCTGGGCTTCCTCAAGGGCGTGGATTTTTTCTGGACGCTGCAGCACATCTGGCCCGAGACCCTGTTCATCGTGAGCGTGCTGCTGGCGCTGTTCTTTGCACTGGACGCCTGGTTCTGGCGCCAGCCGGGCGAGCGCCTGGCTGCGGATCCGACGCCCGACACGGCGCCCGAGACGTTTGGCTTCGATGGCAAGGTCAACTTCGCGCTGCTGGCTGTGGTGGTGGGCCTGGTGCTCATGAGCGGCCTGTGGAAGAGCGACGTGCAGTGGAACGTGGCCGGCACGGTGGTCGGCCTGCCCGGGCTGGTGCGCGACGCCGGGCTGATCCTGGTCACACTGGTCTCGCTGGCCCTGACGCCGGGCCAGGTGCACGAGGACAACCAGTTCAGCTGGGGACCCATGCAGGAGGTGGCCAAGCTGTTCGCCGGCATCTTCCTGACCATCATCCCGGTCATCGCCATGCTGAAGGCGGGCGTCAACGGCCCGTTCGGCGCGATCGTGTCGGCGGTGACGCGCGCCGACGGCTCGCCCGATCCGGCCATGTACTTCTGGGCCTCGGGCCTGCTGTCGTCCTTCCTGGACAACGCGCCGACCTATCTGGTGTTCTTCAATACCGCCGGAGGCGATCCGGTGACTCTGATGACCACGCACGCGGCCACGCTGGCGGCGATTTCGGCCGGCTCGGTCTTCATGGGCGCCAACACCTACATCGGCAACGCGCCCAACCTGATGGTGAAGGCCATTGCCGAGGACCGCGGCGTGGCCATGCCCAGCTTCTTCGGCTACATGCTGTGGTCGGTGGGCATCCTGATGCCGCTGTTCGTCGTCATCACCTTCATCTGGCTGCGCTGAGCGCAGCGCCAGCAGCCCAGGAGCATTGCACCCCATGACCAAGCCCCGCATCCTCATCGCCCGCAAGATCTTTCCCGAGGTCGTGCAGCGCCTGTCCGGGCACTTTGACGTGCAGGCCAACGACGCTGACGTGCCATGGACGCCCCAGGAGCTGGCCGCCCAGCTGCAGGACAAGGACGGCGCGCTGACCACCGGCAGCCAGCGCATCGACGGCGAGCTCCTGGCCGCCTGCCCGCGCCTGAAGGTGGTGGCCAACATGGCCGTGGGCTACAACAACTTCGACGTGGCCGCCATGACCGCCGCGGGCGTGCAGGGCACCAACACGCCGGACGTGCTGACCGAGACCACCGCCGACTTCGGCTTTGCCCTGCTGATGGCCACGGCCCGGCGCATGGCGGAGGCCGAGCACTACCTGCGCGCCGGCCTGTGGCAGAACTGGAGCTACGACATGTTTGCCGGCAGCGAGGTGCACGGCAGCACCCTGGGCATTCTGGGCATGGGCCGCATCGGCCAGGGCATTGCCCGGCGCGGCGCACACGGTTTCGGCATGCAGGTCATCTACCACAACCGCTCGCGCTTGAGCGACGAGCTGGAGGCCGAGTGCCAGGCGCAGTACGTGTCCAAGGACGAGCTGCTGGCGCGCGCCGACCACCTGGTGCTGGTGCTGCCCTACAGCCCCGAGTCGCACCACGCGATGGGCGAAAAGGAGCTGGCGCAGATGAAGCCCACTGCGACGCTGGTCAACATCGCGCGCGGGGGCATCGTGGACGACGCGGCGCTGGCCCGGGCGCTGAAGGACCGGCGCATCGCCGCTGCCGGCCTGGACGTGTTCGAGGGCGAGCCCGCCGTACATCCGGCGCTGCTGCAGGTGCCCAACGTCGTGCTCACCCCGCACATTGCCAGCGCCACCGTCGCCACGCGCCTGGCCATGGCCAACCTGGCGGCGGACAACCTGATCGCCTTCTTCGAGGCCGGTCGCGCGCTCACGCCGGTGAATGCAGTGACTGCATGACTACAAGCAAAAACAGCCTGAAACCCTTGCCAGTCAAGCGCTGGCAGCTATCAAAACAATAGTAAAATGGCCTTTGAAATGGTTGTCGCACTGGCATTGCTGGTGCTCATCGCGCTCCTGCTGGGCGCGTTGCTGCTGCGCCCGGTGCGCGTGCAGCTGCCGCCCGAGTGGCTGCAGCAGCTCAAGAACCTGGAGGCCGCGGTGCAGTCCACCCAGCTGGCCGTGGCGCGCAACGACGGCGCGCTGGCCGGCATGGACCAGCAGCTGCGCGGCTTTGCCCAGGCCACGCAGTCGCTGCTGGACGAGCGCCTGGCCCAGGCCCGCCAGGACGCGGCCGCCGGGCGCCGCGAGCTGTCGGAGGCGCTGGCCGCCTTTCGCACCGAGCTGGCGCAGACCACGCGCACCCTGGCCGACGGCAGCACCCGATCGCGCGAGGCCATCGGCGAGAGCACGCAACTGTTTGGCCAGCGCATCCAGGAGCGCTTCGACGCCCTGAGCCTGGCCACGCACAGCACGCTGGACTCGCTCAAGGGCGACATCCACACCCAGCTGTCGGCCATGGCGCTGGCACTGAAGGAGCAGCTGGCCGGCAACACGCGTCAGCTGGGCGAGCTGGCCGCCGGCAGCCAGCAAAGCGCCGAGGCCCTGCGCGGCGCGCTCAACGAGCGCCTGGCCGCCATCCAAAGCGACAATGCCGCGCGGCTGGAGGAGATGCGCCGCACCGTCGATGAAAAGCTGCAGTCCACGCTGGAGCAGCGCCTGGGCGAGTCCTTCAAGCTGGTCAGCGAGCGGCTGGAGCAGGTGCACAAGGGCCTGGGCGAGATGCAGACCCTGGCAGGCAGCGTGGGCGACTTGAAGCGCGTGATGACCAACGTGAAGACACGCGGCACCTGGGGCGAGATGCAGCTGGGGCTCATCATCGACAACGTGCTCACGCCCGAGCAGTACGCCAGGAACGTCAAGACCATGCCCGGCAGCGACGACCTGGTGGAATTCGCGGTCCGCCTGCCGGGCAGAAGCGACGAGCAGCCGGTGTGGCTGCCCATCGACTCCAAGTACCCGGTGGAGCATTACCAGCGCCTGCAGGACGCGCACGACGTGGCCGACAAGGCCCAGATGCTGTCGGCCGGCAATGCCTTCGAGACGTCCATCCGCATCGAGGCGCGCAAGATCTCGGCCAAGTACGTCTCGCCCCCGCACACCACCGACTTTGCCGTGCTGTACCTGCCCACCGAAGGGCTGTTCGCCGAGGTCATGCGTCGCCCCGGCCTGGTGGAGGCGGTGCAAAACGAGTGCCGCGTGATGATCACCGGCCCGGCCAACCTGGCGGCCATGCTCAGCAGCCTGCAGATGGGCTTCAAGACCCTGGCCATCGAGAAGCGCTCGTCGGAGGTCTGGGGCGTGCTCGGGCAGGTCAAGACCGAGTTTGCCAAGTTCGGCGAGGTGGTGGAGGCCACGCGCAAATCCATCGACGCCGCGGCCAAGCGGTTCGAGCAGGTGGGCGTGCGCACGCGTGCCATCCAGCGCAAGCTGCGTGACGTGCAGCAGCTGCCCGCGCCGCAGGCCGGCACCGAAGGCGCCATCTCCGCCGCGGCTGCGGCCGCACTGGCGCAGGAGGAGCTGGAGATCGATGCGGGCGAGGTGGACGAGGAGGCCGGGGAGCAGCTGCCAGGCGCTGCATGACGGCGCCGCTGGCTGCGCAGGACGCCGCCGCCGACGGCGAACCCGCCACACTGCGCACGCTGGCGCGGCTGATCGCGGCGCAGGTCTGCATCCATGCCGCCATGACGGGGCTGCGCATGGCCGCGCCGCTGCTGGCCCTGCAGCATGGCTACGGCCCGGCGGCAGTGGGTTTTTTGCTGGCGCTGTTTGCGCTGTCGCAGGTGTTTTTGGCGCTGCCGGCAGGGCGCTATGCCGACCGGCATGGCCTGAGGCGCCCGGTGCGCCTGGCCGTGGTGGCGGCCAGCCTGGGCGCCGCCGGGGCCCTGGCGCTGCCGGTGTTTGCCATGCTGTGTGTGGGCGCGCTGCTCACGGGCGGCGCCACCGGGGTGGCGACCATCGCGCTGCAGCGCCACGTGGGCCGCGCCGCGCAGGGTGCGGCGCAGCTGCGCAGCCTGTTCAGCTGGCTGGCCATCGGCCCGGCGGTGGCCAACTTCCTGGGGCCCTTCAGCGCGGGCTTGCTGATCGACCACGCCGGCAGCCAGGCCGGCAGCCTGACCGGCTTTCGCGCGTCGTTTGCGCTGCTGGCGCTGTTTCCGCTGCTCACCTGGCTGCTGGTGCGCACCGCGCGGGAGCTGCCGCCGGTGCTGGCTGCGGCCGGCGGGCCCCGCGCCAGCGCCTGGGACCTGCTGGCCGACGAGCGCTTTCGCCGGCTGCTGCTGGTGAACTGGCTGCTGTCCTCGTGCTGGGACGTGCACACCTTCGTGGTGCCGCTGCTGGGGCACGAGCGCGGGCTGTCGGCCTCCGTCATCGGCACCATCCTGGGCGCCTTCGCCGTGGCCGCGGCCCTGGTGCGGGTGCTGATCCCGCTGGTGGCCGGGCATCTGCGCGAGGCCAGCGTGGTAGCCGGCGCCATGGTGGCCGCAGCCGCGCTGTTCGGTGTCTATCCGCTGCTGCCCACGGCGCTGCTGATGGGCGCGTGCTCGGTGCTGCTGGGGCTGGCGCTGGGCTCGGTGCAGCCGATGGTCATGAGCCTGCTGCACCAGATCACGCCGGCGCACCGCCATGGCGAAGCCCTGGGCCTGCGCGTGATGGCCATCAACGGCTCCAGCGTCGCCATGCCGCTGCTGTTTGGCAGCGTGGGCACGGTGATCGGCGTGGGCGGGCTGTTCTGGGTGGTGGGCGCCCTGGTGGGCGTGGGTTCGGGCATGGCCCGCCGGCTGCGGGCCTGACGGAAGCCGCTTTTTTCTACAGCTTGTAGAAGGTGCGGATGGTCTCCCAGGCCTCGGCCGGGTCGTCGGTGATGTGAAACAGTTCCAGGTCGGCCGGGGAGATGGTGCCGAACTCCAGCATCACGTCGAAGTTGATGATGGCGCGCCAGAAGCT
The DNA window shown above is from Pulveribacter suum and carries:
- a CDS encoding MFS transporter; the protein is MTGLRMAAPLLALQHGYGPAAVGFLLALFALSQVFLALPAGRYADRHGLRRPVRLAVVAASLGAAGALALPVFAMLCVGALLTGGATGVATIALQRHVGRAAQGAAQLRSLFSWLAIGPAVANFLGPFSAGLLIDHAGSQAGSLTGFRASFALLALFPLLTWLLVRTARELPPVLAAAGGPRASAWDLLADERFRRLLLVNWLLSSCWDVHTFVVPLLGHERGLSASVIGTILGAFAVAAALVRVLIPLVAGHLREASVVAGAMVAAAALFGVYPLLPTALLMGACSVLLGLALGSVQPMVMSLLHQITPAHRHGEALGLRVMAINGSSVAMPLLFGSVGTVIGVGGLFWVVGALVGVGSGMARRLRA
- the rmuC gene encoding DNA recombination protein RmuC; translated protein: MAFEMVVALALLVLIALLLGALLLRPVRVQLPPEWLQQLKNLEAAVQSTQLAVARNDGALAGMDQQLRGFAQATQSLLDERLAQARQDAAAGRRELSEALAAFRTELAQTTRTLADGSTRSREAIGESTQLFGQRIQERFDALSLATHSTLDSLKGDIHTQLSAMALALKEQLAGNTRQLGELAAGSQQSAEALRGALNERLAAIQSDNAARLEEMRRTVDEKLQSTLEQRLGESFKLVSERLEQVHKGLGEMQTLAGSVGDLKRVMTNVKTRGTWGEMQLGLIIDNVLTPEQYARNVKTMPGSDDLVEFAVRLPGRSDEQPVWLPIDSKYPVEHYQRLQDAHDVADKAQMLSAGNAFETSIRIEARKISAKYVSPPHTTDFAVLYLPTEGLFAEVMRRPGLVEAVQNECRVMITGPANLAAMLSSLQMGFKTLAIEKRSSEVWGVLGQVKTEFAKFGEVVEATRKSIDAAAKRFEQVGVRTRAIQRKLRDVQQLPAPQAGTEGAISAAAAAALAQEELEIDAGEVDEEAGEQLPGAA